A stretch of the Actinotalea sp. JY-7876 genome encodes the following:
- a CDS encoding NADH-quinone oxidoreductase subunit J, translated as MTPSTTTAAAVVTSLVETGSTSAGEAVLFWVLAPIMVLSALGLLFAKKTVHAAMSVVVVMISLAILYVAQEAPFLGVVQVIVYTGAVMMLFLFVLMLVGVDSSDSLVETIAGQRWIGALLGIGLAAVLVGVVLTAADLRPAGLEAVNADSNPVGVARVIFGDYVFALEVVGTLLVIAAIGALVLTHRQRLTRQVGQRERADLRVAQGGVLTPLPSPGVYARSNAMDVAALGPDGRPLEQSVPRVLRVRGQERQVDEVRGDVGAQGIGSTPPERSITGEEPVR; from the coding sequence ATGACCCCGTCCACCACCACCGCCGCGGCCGTGGTGACGTCGCTCGTCGAGACGGGCAGCACGTCGGCCGGCGAGGCGGTGCTCTTCTGGGTGCTCGCGCCGATCATGGTGCTGTCGGCGCTCGGCCTGCTCTTCGCCAAGAAGACGGTCCACGCCGCCATGAGCGTCGTGGTCGTGATGATCAGCCTCGCGATCCTCTACGTCGCGCAGGAGGCGCCGTTCCTCGGCGTCGTCCAGGTGATCGTGTACACGGGCGCCGTGATGATGCTGTTCCTCTTCGTCCTCATGCTCGTGGGCGTCGACTCCTCCGACTCGCTCGTCGAGACGATCGCCGGTCAGCGGTGGATCGGCGCGCTGCTCGGCATCGGCCTCGCCGCCGTCCTGGTCGGCGTCGTGCTCACGGCGGCCGACCTGCGGCCCGCCGGGCTCGAGGCCGTCAACGCCGACAGCAACCCGGTCGGCGTCGCCCGCGTGATCTTCGGCGACTACGTCTTCGCGCTCGAGGTCGTCGGCACGCTGCTCGTCATCGCCGCGATCGGGGCGCTCGTGCTCACGCACCGCCAGCGCCTCACGCGCCAGGTCGGCCAGCGCGAGCGCGCGGACCTGCGCGTCGCCCAGGGCGGCGTGCTCACGCCGCTGCCCTCGCCCGGTGTCTACGCCCGCAGCAACGCCATGGACGTGGCGGCCCTCGGGCCCGACGGCCGCCCGCTCGAGCAGTCGGTCCCGCGCGTGCTGCGCGTCCGCGGCCAGGAGCGTCAGGTCGACGAGGTGCGCGGCGACGTCGGCGCCCAGGGCATCGGCTCCACGCCCCCCGAGCGGTCCATCACCGGTGAGGAGCCCGTGCGGTGA
- a CDS encoding polyprenyl synthetase family protein encodes MSSSTTLSLADPALTELLTARLGLVEERLRGAVTHADLLADTASRHLVNAGGKRLRPLLTLLAAQLGEGQRPEVLDAAVVVELTHLATLYHDDVMDSAPVRRGAPAAHEVWGNHVAILTGDLLFARASRLVAGLGPEAVRIQAATFERLCLGQLHETVGPAADVDPVEHYLQVLSDKTGSLIATSARFGAMFAGCGPEIVATLTQYGEKVGVAFQLADDVIDLTSVGDQSGKTPGTDLREKVPTMPVLLLRRRAAGPEGTDEDRALVALLDSDLSADADLDDAVRRLRSHPVVAETRARAVQYADEAVAALGTLPAGPVRDSLVSFTRALVDRAA; translated from the coding sequence GTGAGCTCCTCCACCACGCTGTCGCTCGCCGACCCGGCCCTGACCGAGCTCCTCACGGCTCGGCTCGGTCTGGTCGAGGAGCGGCTGCGCGGCGCGGTCACCCACGCGGACCTGCTCGCGGACACGGCGTCGCGGCATCTCGTCAACGCCGGCGGCAAGCGCCTGCGCCCCCTGCTGACGCTCCTCGCGGCGCAGCTGGGCGAGGGCCAGCGGCCCGAGGTGCTCGACGCCGCGGTGGTCGTGGAGCTGACGCACCTCGCGACGCTCTACCACGACGACGTCATGGACTCGGCGCCGGTGCGTCGCGGTGCGCCGGCGGCGCACGAGGTGTGGGGCAACCACGTCGCGATCCTCACGGGCGACCTGCTGTTCGCGCGCGCGTCGCGGCTCGTCGCGGGCCTCGGCCCCGAGGCGGTGCGCATCCAGGCGGCCACCTTCGAGCGGCTGTGCCTCGGCCAGCTCCACGAGACGGTGGGCCCGGCGGCCGACGTCGACCCCGTCGAGCACTACCTGCAGGTGCTGTCCGACAAGACCGGCTCGCTCATCGCGACGTCCGCCCGCTTCGGCGCGATGTTCGCCGGCTGCGGGCCGGAGATCGTGGCGACGCTCACGCAGTACGGGGAGAAGGTCGGCGTCGCGTTCCAGCTCGCCGACGACGTCATCGACCTCACCTCGGTGGGCGACCAGTCCGGCAAGACGCCCGGCACCGACCTGCGCGAGAAGGTCCCGACCATGCCGGTGCTGCTCCTGCGCCGCCGGGCGGCCGGCCCCGAGGGCACCGACGAGGACCGTGCGCTCGTCGCGCTGCTCGACTCCGACCTGAGCGCCGACGCGGACCTCGACGACGCCGTGCGGCGCCTGCGGTCCCACCCGGTCGTCGCCGAGACCCGCGCCCGCGCCGTGCAGTATGCCGACGAGGCGGTGGCCGCTCTGGGTACCCTTCCCGCGGGCCCGGTGCGGGACTCGCTCGTCTCCTTCACCCGGGCCCTGGTGGACCGCGCGGCCTGA
- the nuoK gene encoding NADH-quinone oxidoreductase subunit NuoK — MNLSNYLVLATVLFSIGALTVLLRRNAIVVFMGIELMLNATNLAFVTFSRIHGDLTGQVVAFFVMVVAAAEVVVGLAIIVAIFRTRRSASVDDVNLLKS; from the coding sequence GTGAACCTGAGCAACTACCTGGTGCTGGCCACCGTGCTGTTCTCGATCGGCGCGCTCACCGTGCTGCTGCGCCGCAACGCGATCGTCGTGTTCATGGGCATCGAGCTCATGCTCAACGCGACCAACCTCGCGTTCGTGACGTTCTCGCGGATCCACGGTGACCTCACGGGGCAGGTCGTGGCGTTCTTCGTCATGGTCGTGGCCGCGGCCGAGGTCGTCGTCGGGCTCGCCATCATCGTCGCGATCTTCCGCACCCGTCGCTCGGCCTCGGTCGACGACGTCAACCTTCTGAAGAGCTGA
- the nuoL gene encoding NADH-quinone oxidoreductase subunit L codes for MLTHALAGLPAGLATAADDHVAAAGEATGAFSYAWLLVALPLLGAAVLLLLGRRADRWGHWLGVLASASAFVVGAVLWVATLGLPAQDRVQDLHLFSWIPAGDFTLDAGLRIDPLSLTFVLLVTFVGTLIHVYSVAYMEHDADRRRFFAYLNLFVAAMLLLVLADSYLLLFVGWEGVGLASYLLIGFWNHHLPYAVAAKKAFIANRVGDVGMLIAIFILFAEFGGTDFATVFSGAPGASEAVLTAAGLMLLLAACGKSAQFPLQAWLGDAMAGPTPVSALIHAATMVTAGVYLVVRSAPVYDGAPTALLVVAIVGAITLLFGAIVGCAKDDIKKTLAASTMSQIGYMMLAAGLGPIGYAFAIFHLLTHGFFKAGMFLGAGSVMHGMDDSVDMRRYGGLSRYMKITWLTFAAGWLAIIGFPGLSGFWSKDKIIETAFATAGGEGWQPWVFGGVALLGAGLTAFYMSRLFFMTFHGERRWSDGHGGGAVDPAAPVRHPHESPKLMTIPMVVLAIGSVGLGGALTIGGAFTTWLEPVTGHAEHHEPVLSVPVITGLTLALVAVGAFLAWRQYAASPVAVVAPRGSVLTRAARKDLYQDDVNETLLMRPGQYLTRSLVYGDREVVDGAATGLARVVAGSGDVLRRLQNGYVRTYASGMVAGVVVLAAVALAFRI; via the coding sequence GTGTTGACACACGCTCTTGCCGGCCTGCCCGCAGGCCTGGCCACCGCTGCCGACGATCACGTCGCCGCCGCCGGGGAGGCGACCGGCGCGTTCTCGTACGCCTGGCTGCTGGTCGCGCTGCCCCTGCTCGGGGCCGCGGTCCTGCTGCTGCTGGGACGACGCGCGGACCGATGGGGCCACTGGCTCGGCGTCCTCGCCTCGGCCTCGGCCTTCGTGGTCGGGGCCGTGCTGTGGGTGGCCACGCTCGGCCTGCCCGCTCAGGACCGCGTCCAGGACCTGCACCTGTTCTCGTGGATCCCGGCGGGCGACTTCACCCTGGACGCCGGCCTGCGGATCGACCCGCTCTCGCTGACCTTCGTCCTGCTGGTGACGTTCGTCGGCACGCTGATCCACGTCTACTCCGTGGCGTACATGGAGCACGACGCCGACCGGCGCCGGTTCTTCGCCTACCTCAACCTCTTCGTCGCGGCGATGCTCCTGCTGGTGCTCGCGGACAGCTACCTGCTGCTCTTCGTCGGCTGGGAGGGCGTGGGTCTCGCCTCCTACCTGCTCATCGGGTTCTGGAACCACCACCTGCCCTACGCCGTCGCGGCCAAGAAGGCGTTCATCGCCAACCGCGTGGGCGACGTCGGCATGCTCATCGCGATCTTCATCCTGTTCGCCGAGTTCGGCGGGACGGACTTCGCCACGGTGTTCTCCGGTGCGCCCGGCGCCAGCGAGGCGGTCCTGACGGCGGCCGGGCTCATGCTGCTGCTCGCCGCCTGCGGCAAGTCGGCGCAGTTCCCGCTCCAGGCCTGGCTCGGCGACGCGATGGCCGGCCCGACCCCGGTCTCGGCGCTCATCCACGCGGCGACGATGGTCACCGCGGGCGTCTACCTGGTCGTGCGGTCCGCGCCCGTGTACGACGGCGCGCCCACCGCGCTCCTCGTCGTGGCGATCGTCGGTGCGATCACGCTGCTCTTCGGCGCGATCGTCGGCTGCGCCAAGGACGACATCAAGAAGACGCTCGCCGCGTCGACGATGTCGCAGATCGGCTACATGATGCTCGCGGCCGGCCTGGGTCCGATCGGCTACGCGTTCGCGATCTTCCACCTGCTCACGCACGGCTTCTTCAAGGCGGGGATGTTCCTCGGCGCGGGGTCCGTCATGCACGGCATGGACGACTCGGTCGACATGCGCCGCTACGGCGGCCTGTCCCGCTACATGAAGATCACGTGGCTGACCTTCGCGGCCGGCTGGCTCGCGATCATCGGCTTCCCCGGCCTGTCCGGCTTCTGGAGCAAGGACAAGATCATCGAGACGGCGTTCGCGACGGCCGGCGGCGAGGGCTGGCAGCCCTGGGTCTTCGGCGGTGTCGCGCTGCTCGGTGCCGGGCTGACGGCGTTCTACATGTCCCGCCTGTTCTTCATGACGTTCCACGGCGAGCGCCGCTGGAGCGACGGGCACGGCGGGGGAGCGGTGGACCCGGCGGCGCCGGTGCGCCACCCGCACGAGTCGCCGAAGCTCATGACCATCCCCATGGTCGTGCTGGCCATCGGCTCCGTCGGCCTCGGCGGCGCCCTGACCATCGGCGGCGCGTTCACCACGTGGCTCGAGCCGGTCACGGGGCACGCCGAGCACCACGAGCCCGTGCTCTCGGTGCCGGTCATCACCGGCCTGACGCTCGCGCTCGTCGCCGTCGGCGCGTTCCTGGCGTGGCGCCAGTACGCGGCCTCGCCGGTGGCCGTCGTCGCGCCGCGCGGCTCCGTGCTGACGCGTGCCGCGCGCAAGGACCTGTACCAGGACGACGTCAACGAGACGCTGCTCATGCGCCCCGGGCAGTACCTCACGCGCTCGCTCGTGTACGGCGACCGTGAGGTCGTCGACGGGGCGGCGACGGGCCTCGCGCGCGTCGTCGCGGGCTCGGGCGACGTGCTGCGCAGGCTGCAGAACGGCTACGTGCGGACCTACGCGTCCGGCATGGTCGCCGGCGTCGTCGTGCTGGCCGCCGTCGCGCTGGCGTTCCGGATCTGA
- the nuoN gene encoding NADH-quinone oxidoreductase subunit NuoN, translating to MTPAFVAPEVPWAQLAPVVIVLGAGAIGVLVEAFAPQRARRAIQLALAVLALAGALVAVAALWKDVISSGGFEILGGSVMLDGPTLVLWGVLALLGLVSVLVIADRGETGEDAFAPSAAAIPGSEYEELARRKGLAQTEVYPLVLFALGGMMIFPAAGDLLTLFVALEVLSLPLYLLSGMARRRRLFSQEASMKYFLLGAFASAFLLFGAALLYGFAGSIRFADIAAATQTVVGMDALLLAGVVLVLVGLLFKVGAVPFHSWTPDVYQGAPTPITGFMAACTKIAAFGAILRLVYVVLPPLEWDIMPLLWAVAVLTMLVGTVVAIVQTDVKRMLAYSSIAHAGFVLVGVVALTPSAIPSVLFYLLAYGLATIGAFAIITLVREVTSGPESAVVAEATHISQWSGLGKRHPVLATSFALFLLSFAGIPLTGGFIGKFAVFAAAIEGGLTWLAVVGVLASAAAVFFYVRLIVLMFFTDAAGTPGESTTVVRSEGFTAVAIGIAVVGTVLLGVLPSPVLDVLADAARLIP from the coding sequence GTGACCCCCGCCTTCGTGGCCCCCGAGGTCCCCTGGGCCCAGCTGGCGCCCGTGGTGATCGTGCTCGGAGCCGGAGCGATCGGGGTCCTCGTCGAGGCCTTCGCACCGCAGCGCGCGCGCCGCGCGATCCAGCTCGCCCTCGCGGTGCTCGCCCTCGCCGGCGCGCTCGTGGCGGTGGCGGCCCTGTGGAAGGACGTCATCAGCTCCGGTGGCTTCGAGATCCTCGGCGGCTCGGTCATGCTCGACGGACCCACGCTCGTCCTGTGGGGTGTGCTCGCGCTGCTCGGCCTCGTGAGCGTCCTGGTCATCGCGGACCGCGGCGAGACGGGTGAGGACGCGTTCGCGCCCTCGGCCGCCGCGATCCCGGGCTCGGAGTACGAGGAGCTCGCGCGCCGCAAGGGGCTCGCGCAGACCGAGGTCTACCCCCTGGTCCTGTTCGCGCTCGGCGGGATGATGATCTTCCCCGCCGCCGGTGACCTGCTGACGCTCTTCGTCGCGCTCGAGGTGCTCTCGCTGCCGCTGTACCTGCTGTCGGGGATGGCGCGCCGCCGCCGCCTCTTCAGCCAGGAGGCGTCGATGAAGTACTTCCTCCTGGGCGCCTTCGCCTCGGCGTTCCTGCTCTTCGGTGCGGCGCTGCTCTACGGCTTCGCGGGCTCGATCCGGTTCGCCGACATCGCGGCCGCGACGCAGACCGTGGTCGGGATGGACGCGCTGCTCCTCGCGGGCGTCGTCCTGGTCCTCGTGGGTCTGCTGTTCAAGGTCGGCGCGGTGCCGTTCCACTCGTGGACCCCTGACGTCTACCAGGGTGCGCCGACGCCGATCACCGGCTTCATGGCCGCGTGCACCAAGATCGCCGCGTTCGGCGCGATCCTGCGCCTGGTCTACGTCGTCCTGCCGCCGCTCGAGTGGGACATCATGCCGCTGCTGTGGGCCGTCGCGGTCCTGACGATGCTGGTCGGCACCGTCGTGGCGATCGTGCAGACGGACGTCAAGCGCATGCTCGCGTACTCGTCCATCGCGCACGCGGGCTTCGTGCTCGTGGGCGTCGTCGCGCTGACGCCGTCCGCCATCCCGTCCGTGCTCTTCTACCTGCTGGCCTACGGCCTGGCGACGATCGGCGCGTTCGCGATCATCACCCTGGTCCGCGAGGTCACGTCCGGTCCGGAGTCGGCCGTCGTGGCCGAGGCGACCCACATCTCCCAGTGGTCCGGCCTCGGCAAGCGGCACCCGGTGCTGGCGACGTCGTTCGCGCTCTTCCTGCTCTCGTTCGCGGGCATCCCGCTCACGGGCGGCTTCATCGGGAAGTTCGCGGTCTTCGCCGCGGCGATCGAGGGTGGCCTGACGTGGCTCGCCGTCGTCGGCGTCCTCGCGTCCGCAGCGGCGGTCTTCTTCTACGTGCGCCTCATCGTGCTGATGTTCTTCACGGACGCCGCGGGCACCCCGGGCGAGTCGACGACCGTCGTGCGCTCCGAGGGCTTCACCGCCGTGGCGATCGGGATCGCCGTCGTCGGCACGGTGCTGCTCGGCGTGCTGCCCTCGCCCGTCCTCGACGTCCTCGCGGACGCGGCTCGGCTGATCCCGTGA
- the nuoH gene encoding NADH-quinone oxidoreductase subunit NuoH, which produces MAGLMPLAAAVPPTADFSNDTWWIVLIKAVGIIVFLLVSVLFAIWFERKVVARMQIRSGPNVHGPFGLLQSMADAGKLLLKEDVNVKAADKVVYIVAPMISVFCSLLTFAVIPLGPAVSMFGIETPLQLTDFPVAVLYILAVTSVGVYGIVLGGWSSGSTYPLLGAVRSTAQVISYELAMGLSLVSVFVMVGSMSTSQIVESQDSIWWVFPLLPAFVVYFISMVGEVNRLPFDLPEAEGELVSGFMTEYSSMKFAWFFLAEYINMLNVSAVATTLFFGGWKAPFGLGLINDGMLNQGWWPLLWFLAKLWFFMFLFVWIRGTLLRFRYDQFMKFGWKVLIPVALAWIVCVAVVQGIRQFTDVDLRSLLIALGVIAVVGIGLSFLIPEKKPEPEPEPEAFDAFAGGYPVPPLPGQSLPPSPRRLRLQEAAAGSAAGTGTATLTEAPAVAGTQTPADGDQEETRG; this is translated from the coding sequence ATGGCCGGCCTCATGCCCCTGGCCGCGGCGGTCCCGCCGACCGCGGACTTCAGCAACGACACGTGGTGGATCGTCCTGATCAAGGCGGTCGGCATCATCGTGTTCCTGCTGGTCAGCGTGCTGTTCGCGATCTGGTTCGAGCGCAAGGTCGTCGCCCGGATGCAGATCCGGTCGGGCCCGAACGTCCACGGCCCCTTCGGCCTGCTGCAGTCGATGGCCGACGCCGGCAAGCTCCTCCTCAAGGAGGACGTGAACGTCAAGGCCGCGGACAAGGTCGTCTACATCGTGGCGCCGATGATCTCGGTGTTCTGCTCGCTGCTGACGTTCGCCGTCATCCCGCTGGGCCCCGCCGTCTCGATGTTCGGCATCGAGACGCCGCTCCAGCTCACGGACTTCCCCGTGGCGGTGCTCTACATCCTGGCGGTCACGTCGGTCGGCGTGTACGGCATCGTGCTCGGCGGCTGGTCCTCCGGCTCGACCTACCCGCTGCTCGGCGCGGTGCGCTCGACCGCCCAGGTCATCTCCTACGAGCTGGCGATGGGCCTGTCGCTCGTCAGCGTCTTCGTCATGGTCGGCTCGATGTCGACGTCGCAGATCGTCGAGTCGCAGGACTCGATCTGGTGGGTCTTCCCGCTGCTGCCCGCGTTCGTCGTCTACTTCATCTCCATGGTCGGCGAGGTCAACCGCCTCCCGTTCGACCTGCCCGAGGCGGAGGGCGAGCTCGTCTCCGGCTTCATGACCGAGTACTCCTCGATGAAGTTCGCCTGGTTCTTCCTCGCCGAGTACATCAACATGCTCAACGTCTCCGCCGTCGCCACGACGCTGTTCTTCGGTGGCTGGAAGGCGCCGTTCGGCCTCGGCCTGATCAACGACGGCATGCTCAACCAGGGCTGGTGGCCGCTGCTGTGGTTCCTCGCCAAGCTCTGGTTCTTCATGTTCCTGTTCGTCTGGATCCGCGGCACGCTGCTGCGCTTCCGCTACGACCAGTTCATGAAGTTCGGCTGGAAGGTGCTCATCCCGGTCGCCCTCGCGTGGATCGTCTGCGTCGCGGTCGTCCAGGGCATCCGCCAGTTCACGGACGTGGACCTGCGCTCGCTGCTCATCGCGCTCGGCGTCATCGCGGTGGTCGGCATCGGCCTCTCCTTCCTCATCCCGGAGAAGAAGCCGGAGCCGGAGCCGGAGCCGGAGGCGTTCGACGCCTTCGCGGGGGGCTACCCTGTTCCGCCGCTGCCCGGCCAGTCGCTCCCGCCCTCGCCGCGCCGCCTTCGCCTGCAGGAGGCGGCCGCGGGGTCCGCCGCCGGCACCGGGACCGCGACGCTCACCGAGGCGCCCGCCGTCGCGGGCACGCAGACACCCGCCGACGGCGACCAGGAGGAGACCCGTGGCTGA
- the nuoI gene encoding NADH-quinone oxidoreductase subunit NuoI — protein MEPKKGIGEVLAPVAGFGVTLSAMFKPVITEQYPFEKPPTKPRYHGRHQLNRYPDGLEKCIGCELCAWACPADAIYVEGADNAPDAQFSPGERYGRVYQINYLRCIFCGLCIEACPTRALTMTNEYELAGPTRRGMIYEKQDLLAPLGEGMLAAPHPMVPGTDDTDYYRGSVNGPVPEQIDWVAQWRPEEPSLQALRPDHRAPERSTDRGTASELAEPVEHGQPAEVDTTASHGRATR, from the coding sequence ATCGAGCCGAAGAAGGGGATCGGCGAGGTGCTCGCGCCCGTCGCGGGCTTCGGCGTGACCCTCTCGGCGATGTTCAAGCCGGTCATCACCGAGCAGTACCCGTTCGAGAAGCCGCCGACGAAGCCGCGGTACCACGGGCGCCACCAGCTCAACCGGTACCCGGACGGGCTCGAGAAGTGCATCGGCTGCGAGCTGTGCGCGTGGGCCTGCCCGGCCGACGCCATCTACGTCGAGGGCGCCGACAACGCGCCCGACGCGCAGTTCTCGCCGGGGGAGCGGTACGGCCGCGTCTACCAGATCAACTACCTGCGCTGCATCTTCTGCGGCCTGTGCATCGAGGCCTGCCCGACGCGCGCGCTGACGATGACCAACGAGTACGAGCTCGCCGGTCCGACGCGCCGCGGGATGATTTACGAGAAGCAGGACCTCCTGGCGCCCCTGGGCGAGGGCATGCTCGCGGCCCCGCACCCGATGGTGCCCGGCACGGACGACACCGACTACTACCGCGGCTCGGTCAACGGCCCGGTCCCGGAGCAGATCGACTGGGTCGCCCAGTGGCGCCCGGAGGAGCCGAGCCTGCAGGCGCTGCGCCCGGACCACCGCGCACCCGAGCGGTCGACCGACCGCGGGACGGCCTCCGAGCTCGCGGAGCCGGTCGAGCACGGTCAGCCGGCCGAGGTCGACACCACCGCCTCGCACGGGAGGGCCACCCGATGA
- a CDS encoding NADH-quinone oxidoreductase subunit M yields MTETFPWLTTLIVVPLLGAAVVWLLPSGARKHARPVALAVSLVVLVLAVLATLQFDVARAGEHQLTEQAPWIPTFGVSYAVGVDGVGLALVLLSVVLVPLVLLAAWREHPDAVAARVAQGTDAQGTDAQADAPSAVEGGNRIRNYVALILVLEAFMVAVFAARDLFLFYVLFEAMLIPVYFMIGAFGGLRRRYAAVKFLLFSLAGGLIMLVGVIALYLQGPGGEQGFLIDNLVGLDLPVTTERLLFLSLFLAFAVKAPMWPVHTWLPDAAEQAPAGTSVLLVGVLDKVGTFGMLTLCLPLFPDASRWAAPVIIVLAVVSVLYGALLAIGQEDLMRLIAYTSVSHFGFIVLGIFAFNEVSTQGASLYMVNHGLSTGALFLLAGFLVARRGTARLSAFGGLQKVTPVLAGTFLVAGLSALSLPGLSTFVSEFLVLVGSFQANRPATIVATLGVILAALYVLLTYQRVFTGPVRDDLATTPDLSAREKWVVGPLIAAMLVLGFYPGPALDLVRQPAEVSVAAVHEGADPGGPGDEAGNASDSSVDGSDK; encoded by the coding sequence ATGACCGAGACCTTCCCCTGGCTGACCACGCTGATCGTGGTCCCGCTCCTGGGCGCCGCCGTCGTGTGGCTCCTCCCGTCGGGCGCGCGCAAGCACGCCCGGCCCGTCGCGCTCGCCGTGTCGCTCGTCGTGCTCGTGCTGGCCGTGCTCGCCACGCTCCAGTTCGACGTCGCCCGCGCCGGCGAGCACCAGCTCACCGAGCAGGCGCCGTGGATCCCCACGTTCGGCGTCAGCTACGCCGTCGGCGTCGACGGCGTGGGCCTCGCGCTGGTGCTGCTGTCGGTCGTGCTCGTGCCGCTGGTCCTGCTGGCGGCCTGGCGCGAGCACCCGGACGCCGTCGCGGCGCGGGTGGCGCAGGGCACGGACGCGCAGGGCACGGACGCGCAGGCCGACGCGCCGTCGGCCGTCGAGGGCGGCAACCGCATCCGCAACTACGTCGCGCTGATCCTCGTCCTCGAGGCCTTCATGGTCGCCGTGTTCGCGGCCCGGGACCTGTTCCTGTTCTACGTCCTCTTCGAGGCCATGCTGATCCCGGTCTACTTCATGATCGGGGCCTTCGGCGGCCTGCGTCGGCGCTACGCCGCCGTGAAGTTCCTGCTGTTCTCGCTCGCGGGCGGGCTCATCATGCTGGTCGGCGTCATCGCGCTGTACCTCCAGGGCCCGGGCGGCGAGCAGGGCTTCCTCATCGACAACCTCGTCGGTCTCGACCTGCCGGTCACGACCGAGCGGCTGCTGTTCCTCTCGCTGTTCCTCGCGTTCGCCGTCAAGGCGCCGATGTGGCCGGTCCACACCTGGCTGCCCGACGCCGCCGAGCAGGCGCCCGCCGGGACGTCCGTGCTGCTGGTCGGTGTGCTCGACAAGGTGGGCACCTTCGGCATGCTGACGCTCTGCCTGCCGCTGTTCCCCGACGCCTCCCGCTGGGCGGCGCCGGTGATCATCGTGCTCGCGGTCGTGTCGGTGCTCTACGGCGCGCTCCTGGCCATCGGCCAGGAGGACCTCATGCGCCTCATCGCGTACACGTCGGTCAGCCACTTCGGCTTCATCGTGCTCGGCATCTTCGCCTTCAACGAGGTCAGCACGCAGGGCGCCTCGCTCTACATGGTCAACCACGGCCTGTCGACGGGCGCGCTGTTCCTGCTCGCCGGCTTCCTGGTGGCCCGGCGCGGCACGGCGCGGCTCTCCGCGTTCGGCGGTCTGCAGAAGGTCACGCCCGTGCTCGCGGGCACCTTCCTGGTGGCCGGGCTCTCGGCGCTCTCGCTGCCGGGCCTGTCGACGTTCGTCAGCGAGTTCCTCGTGCTGGTGGGCAGCTTCCAGGCCAACCGCCCCGCGACGATCGTGGCGACCCTCGGCGTCATCCTGGCCGCGCTGTACGTCCTGCTGACCTACCAGCGGGTCTTCACGGGACCCGTGCGCGACGACCTCGCGACCACGCCCGACCTGTCCGCGCGCGAGAAGTGGGTCGTGGGCCCGCTCATCGCCGCGATGCTCGTCCTCGGGTTCTACCCCGGACCCGCGCTCGACCTCGTGCGTCAGCCGGCCGAGGTCTCGGTCGCCGCCGTCCACGAGGGTGCCGACCCGGGCGGCCCGGGTGACGAGGCCGGCAACGCCAGCGATTCCTCCGTCGACGGGAGCGACAAGTGA